In the Brevundimonas sp. MF30-B genome, TTGTCGTGGTGCAGAAGCCGCCGGCGGCCGCGGCCGAATCCCAGTTCCAGATGTCGGCGATGCTCTCGGCCAGCACCGTCATCGGACCCTGATAGCGCAGCGGCGGCCCGACCCGTCCGTGCGGCAAGGCCGACTTCGCCGGATCGGCGCGTGTCATCAGCGGGACGGTTTCGGTCATGCCGACCCGATCCAGGATGCGGCTCTGGATAAAGTCCTCCCATGCCTGCCGCGAGACCTGTTCGATCACCGCGCCGGCGACCACGAACATCAGATTGCAATAGTGATAGCGCGCGCGGAAACCGTCCTCGATCGGCACCTGGGGCACGGCGGCCAGCACCTCGGCGCGCGTCCGGTCGCTGTTGGGCCAGAACAGCAGGTCGCCGGCGCCAAGGCCGAAGCCGGCGCGGTGGCTCAGCAGGTCGCGCACCGTGATCCGCTCGCCGATGACCGGATCCGACAGGGTGAAGCCGGGCAGATAGGTCCGCACCGGCTCGTCCCACTTCACCTTGCCCTCGTCGACCAAAATGGCCAGGGCCGCCGCGGTGACGTTCTTGGTGTTGGAGGCGATGGCGAACAGGGTGTGTTCGTCCGCGCGCTGAGCCTGACCCTGACGGCGGACGCCATAGCCGCGCGTCAGCACTGCCCGCCCGTCGCGCACGACGGCGACGCCCACCGCCGGCTGGTCGGGCCAGGCCGCCATGGCGCGCTTCACATAGGCGTCGATCTGCTCGGCCAGACCCGCGTCGTCATTGGCCGGCGACGCCTGGCTCCAGGCTGGGCTGGCGGACAGGGCGACCAGGCCGCCGGAGGCGAACAGGGCGGAACGACGCGACAGGCTGGGCTGACGAACGGACATAAAACGGCTCCCGATTTACTCGGACGCTAGCGCCGCCGTGAACGCCGCGCCAGCCTGGACCAGACACCGCCAAAAAGCCCCCGCCCTCATCCTGCCTCGACCATGAAATTCCTGTAACCTTCTGAAAAGACGACGTTTCATGACCGCGATGTAACTAGGGACGCTGGACAACCCCTGATATCAGCAAAGGTGGAACGGGCCGGACGAGCCCGCAGGGGCTGACCAATGATCCGACTGAAGACCATCCTGCTCGCCGGCGCCATCGCCGCCGTGACGTCGCCCGCGCTGGCCCAGACCGCCGCGCCGCAGAGCCAGCCTCAACCGCGTCCCGCGCCGACTCAGGGTCCGGCCAATCAGACCCAGCCCGCGCAGACGACGCCTCAGGAGCCTGCGGCCGAGGAAAAGGAAGAGACCGCGACCGTGGCCGACGTCGTCGTCAGCGCCCAGTCCGACGGCATTCGCACCTCGATCGATTCCGTCAGCTACAGCTTGGCCAACGACCTGCAGGCGACGACCGGCAGCCTGGCCGACGCCCTGCGCAACGTGCCGTCGGTGGACGTCGATCCCGAGGGCAACGTGTCCCTGCGCGGCGATTCCAACGTCACCATCCTGGTCGACGGCCGCCCCTCGGGCATCCTGACCGGCGCCGGGCGAGGCCAGGCGCTGATCCAGCTGCCGGCGGACCAGTACGCCCGCATCGAGGTCATGACCAACCCATCGGCCGCCTATAGCCCCGAAGGCTCAGGCGGGGTCATCAACCTGATCACCAAGCCCACCGCGCCGCGCCCGGGCGTCCAGACCACCGGCTCGATCCGCGCCAACGTCGGTGATAACGGCCGCTGGAACGCCGGCGTCAGCGGTTCCTATCAGAAGGACCGCCTGACCCTGTCGGGCGACCTCAGCTACCGCGCCGATCCAAACAGCATCGGTTTCGTGCGGCTGCGCGAGCGCCTGGATCCGGTCACCGGCGCCGTGGTGTCGACCAGCACCAACACCCAGGGCGTGGAGATGGAGCAGAACGGCGGTTTTGGCCGCTTCACCGCCGAATACCGCCTGACCGACAAGACCCAGCTGACCGGCGAGCTTCGCGGCGTGGCCTTCTCGGGCGACGGCGACGTCACCGGCCTGTTCGAGACGCGCGACGCCTCGGGCGCCTTGACCAGCGCCTATCGCCGCGACGGCTCGATGAACTTCGACTTCGTCAACTGGGGCGCCACCGCCCGCCTGCTGCACCGCTTCGACACGTCTGGCCACGAGTGGTCCAACGAGCTTCGCTACGACAGCAACTCCAACGAAAGCGCGGGCCGCACGCTGAACCGCTTTCTGACACCGACCGCGCCGGACCTGTTCGAGCGCACCGATCAGGCGCTGGATCAGGTCACGCTGGGCTTCACCAGCGCCTATGTGCGCCCCATGGAGGACGGCGGGCGCCTGCGCGCCGGCTATGAGCTGAACCAGCAGCGCCCCGATCAGGACGTGACCCTGTCGCGCGGTCCGTCCGAGGGCGGCCTCGTGGTCGTGCCGGGGTTCAGCAACCGGTTCGAAGGTCGCCAGACTGTCCACGCCCTGTACGGCACCTATGAGCGACCGCTCAGCGAGAAGTTGTCGGCCCAGGCCGGCCTGCGCCTGGAGCAGGCGGACATAAAGATCGACGACGTCACCGGCGGCGCCTCGGCGACCCAGGACTATTTCCGCGCCTATCCGACGGCGCACCTGCAGTATCAGCTGTCGGACAGCCAGACCCTGCGCGCCAGCTATTCGCGCCGCATCCAGCGGCCCCAGCTGGGCCAGCTGAATCCTTTCGTTGTCTATGCCGATCCGCTGAACCTGCGCTCGGGCAACCCGGACCTGGAGCCGCAGGAGACGGACGCCTTCGAGGCCATGTGGCAGATGCGGTCGGGCCAGACCTTCTATCAGGCCACCGCCTATCTGAGAGACACCGACAAGGCCTTCACCGAGGTGGCGACCGATGTGGGCGGCGGCGTGCTGCTGACCCGGCCCGAGAACCTGGGCTCGCGCCGCGACATCGGCCTTGAGGTGACCGCCAACGGCCGCCTGCATCCCACGCTTCGCTACAACGCCTCGGTCAACGTCTTCCGCCAGGAAATCGACGCGGCCGGCATCCCCGGCGGCGTCGACCGCCAGGCGACGCTGGCCAGCGGCCGGGTCAGCCTGTCGTGGCAGCCGACGCCCGAGGACTTCTTCCAGCTGACGGGCTTCTGGCAGGGCGAGACACTGCTGGCCCAGGGCACGCGCGAGGCGGGCGGCATGGTCAACCTCGGCTACCGCCGCAAGCTGACCGACAAGCTGTCGCTGAACGTCACGGGCCGCGACATCCTAAACACCTTCAACAACGACACGGTCTACGAGACGCCGCTGTTCCGCGACAGGTTCGAGCAGGACATCAAGCTGCGAGCCTTCTACATCGGCCTGACCTACAACTTCGGCTCCAGCCCGCGCCGCCAGCCCGAGCAGTTCGACTTCTCGACCGGTCCGACCGGGGGCTAAGCCAGACGCCAGACGGCCAACTGCTCCAGCACGTCGGCCGTCAGCTGGGCGCGGGTGAAGCCGGTCACGTCGCGTGGCCGGCCGCCGTCGCCCGTCTGGGCCGTCAGCCGCCATTCGATGGCGCGGC is a window encoding:
- a CDS encoding TonB-dependent receptor domain-containing protein; the protein is MIRLKTILLAGAIAAVTSPALAQTAAPQSQPQPRPAPTQGPANQTQPAQTTPQEPAAEEKEETATVADVVVSAQSDGIRTSIDSVSYSLANDLQATTGSLADALRNVPSVDVDPEGNVSLRGDSNVTILVDGRPSGILTGAGRGQALIQLPADQYARIEVMTNPSAAYSPEGSGGVINLITKPTAPRPGVQTTGSIRANVGDNGRWNAGVSGSYQKDRLTLSGDLSYRADPNSIGFVRLRERLDPVTGAVVSTSTNTQGVEMEQNGGFGRFTAEYRLTDKTQLTGELRGVAFSGDGDVTGLFETRDASGALTSAYRRDGSMNFDFVNWGATARLLHRFDTSGHEWSNELRYDSNSNESAGRTLNRFLTPTAPDLFERTDQALDQVTLGFTSAYVRPMEDGGRLRAGYELNQQRPDQDVTLSRGPSEGGLVVVPGFSNRFEGRQTVHALYGTYERPLSEKLSAQAGLRLEQADIKIDDVTGGASATQDYFRAYPTAHLQYQLSDSQTLRASYSRRIQRPQLGQLNPFVVYADPLNLRSGNPDLEPQETDAFEAMWQMRSGQTFYQATAYLRDTDKAFTEVATDVGGGVLLTRPENLGSRRDIGLEVTANGRLHPTLRYNASVNVFRQEIDAAGIPGGVDRQATLASGRVSLSWQPTPEDFFQLTGFWQGETLLAQGTREAGGMVNLGYRRKLTDKLSLNVTGRDILNTFNNDTVYETPLFRDRFEQDIKLRAFYIGLTYNFGSSPRRQPEQFDFSTGPTGG
- a CDS encoding serine hydrolase, which encodes MSVRQPSLSRRSALFASGGLVALSASPAWSQASPANDDAGLAEQIDAYVKRAMAAWPDQPAVGVAVVRDGRAVLTRGYGVRRQGQAQRADEHTLFAIASNTKNVTAAALAILVDEGKVKWDEPVRTYLPGFTLSDPVIGERITVRDLLSHRAGFGLGAGDLLFWPNSDRTRAEVLAAVPQVPIEDGFRARYHYCNLMFVVAGAVIEQVSRQAWEDFIQSRILDRVGMTETVPLMTRADPAKSALPHGRVGPPLRYQGPMTVLAESIADIWNWDSAAAAGGFCTTTTDWAKWIAVCLAEGELPDGTRLFSQAAARELWRPNIIAGSSPGPTAELPGRAIASTYAMGWQVQDYRGERMVTHGGGSPGGISATVLIPARKAGFAIFTNAEESFLLRALRSGVADIVMGKAGFDWIADSKRLEAEGNEKSLAAAVEIDANQRAGAAPSLALDAYVGTWSDPWYGDIIVSRRGAGLWLAFSRTPALKGPLEPYDGETFRTRFPDKREEDAFITFEIEGGRPVRATMKGVSPDIDFSYDYQDLRLARR